The following DNA comes from Cellulophaga sp. HaHa_2_95.
CACTTTCAGGAAAAAAGGCGTCGTTTTTACCCCAAACAATTAATAATGGAGGTTGATGGTCTCTTAAGTATTGTTGCCACTTAGGGTAAAGTTTTACATTGTTTTGGTAATCATAAAATAAATCTAACTGTACGGCATGTGCATTTGGTCTAGATAAGCGTAAGTAATCCAAATTCCAGCTATCAGGATTTACCGTTTCTATATTTCGTACGCCATGCGTGTATTGCCATTTTAAACCTTCTAATGAAAAAGCTGGTAATAAGGCAGTTTCAGTTTCTGTAGTTCTATGTTTCCAAAGGGCTTTAATTCCTGCCCAAGCTTCACCTAATCCTTCTTCATACGCATTTCCATTTTGGTTGATAATAGCAGTTACGCGTTCTGGGTGCGCTGTTGCAATTCTGAAACCAATAGGAGCGCCGTAATCTTGGATCATTAAGGTATAGGAATTAATTCCTTTTTTTTCTAAGAATGTATCTATAGTAGAGGCGATAGTATCAAACGTATAGGTATAGTCTTCTGCATCGGGAAAATCGCTATTCCCAAAACCGGGATAATCAGGAGCTATTAAATGGTATTCCCCAGATAATTGAGTAAATACTTTTCTGTATTGGTGTGATGATGCAGGAAAACCATGTAGCAAGACTATGGTTTGGTTTTTAGGATTTCCCGCTTCTCTGTAGGCAATATCAATGCCATTGATTTCTATGGATTTGTATTGGGTGGCATACTCTTTTGAAACCATTACCTCTTGGGTACTCGTGCTTGGGGGAGGAGCGAGAGCTTCATTTTTTGAGCCACACGAGAATAATGTAATTGCTAAGAGTACTGTTGTTGCTAAATTTTTCATATTTTTTTTAAATTTCAAGTATAATAGATGTAATTACCGACCATTCGGTAAAATAGTTTTATAAATTTTTTATGGATTTAGATACGTAGCTTGTATTTCTTTAAGTGTAGTTTCAAATATAGCTAAGTCATTCATGCCTCTTGTAACAATAAGACTTCCTTGAATTTTTATCAGCGTATCAACTGCTTGCTGCTGTGCTTCAGATGCCGTTAAGCCTAAAGCTATCCCTATATTTTTGAAGGCGTTAATCCATTTACTCATTCCTCTATGAATTTGGACTTCAAATAATTCTAAACTTTGGCCTAAAGAAAGCGCCCTAAAAATGCAAGTTTCTTTACCATGATCATAAGATTTTCTAATTTCGGCGATGCCCATTTTTATTCGTTCTTCAGGGGTTTTGTTCTCATCTAATAAGAGTGTAAAGAGATGTTGATCTACCCATTCTTCTAAATAATCGAGTACAGCAGTGGCCATTTCTTGTTTGCCCTTTGGAAAACGGTGATAAAGACTTGCTTTTTTTAATCCCGTACTTGTCGCTAATTCAGCAAGACTAGCTCCCTCATATCCTTTAGAGCGAAAGGTTTTAACGAGGCTTGTCATGATTTCGATGTCTTGTACTTTCTGTGGTCTCATGCTGCAAAGATAAAAAAATAATTTAATTACCGAACGATTGGTAAAATAAATTAATCCTATTGAAATATGTGAGATATATTTAAGGTAATTCTCTTTTCATTTCCTTACGACTGAGCAGTAATTATTGGCTCCTAGAAAAAATAGTTTTGTAACACCATCATTTTTTTAGTGTCCAAATAAAGCAGGACAGCGAATTGTCTTGACTAAATAAAAAAAATAGCATGAGAAAGTTAGAAGGAAAAACAGCAGTTATTACTGGCGGTACTAGTGGTATTGGTTTAGCAACAGCGCAAGAATTTATTACTCAAGGCGCCAATGTAGTTATTTTTGGTAGGGGTCAGGTAGCTTTAGAGGAAGCCGTAACGCAATTAGGAGAGCATAGTTATGCGGTACAAGGAGACGTTACCAATCAAGCAGACTTAGACCGATTATATGCAGAAACGGCTACCAAATTTGGAGGTATCGATATTTTATTTATCAATGTTGGAAAAGGAAAATTAGCTCCAGTAGCAGACACGGACGAAGCTTTTTTTGATGACATGATGAATGTAAATTTCAAGGGATCTTATTTTACCTTGCAAAAAGCTGTTAAAAATCTGAATCCAAAAGCATCCGTAATTATCACTACATCTTGGTTAAATGAAATTGGTTTTGGCGGGAGTAGTTTGTTAAGTGCTAGTAAAGCGGCGTTAAGATCTTTAGTGCGTGTTGCATCTGCAGAACTTGCCGAACAAGGAATTCGTGTAAATGCCGTGAGTCCTGGGCCTATAGGAACTCCTTTCTGGGGAAAAATTGGTTTACCTGAGGATGTACTTTCTGGAGCGGCAGAAGCGATTACCGCACAAACAGCCTTAAAACGTTTTGGGAATCCTGAAGAAGTTGCAAAAGCAGTATTGTTTTTGGCATCAGACGATTCCTCCTATATTGTGGGTGAAGAGATTCCGGTACATGGTGGAATAAACGCTCTATAATAGTACTTAAAGGCCTCATTTCTATATATTTGAAATGAGGTTTTAAAAAATATAAACATATGAAAGCCCTATTCTCAGATAATTATCCAGATTATACGGACACGGAGTTGGTTCATTTAGCCTTAGAAGGTGATAAAAAAGCATTACAAGTTATAATTATACGGCATCAACTTTTTGTATATAATCTTGCACTTAAAATGGTGGGGAATGTACGTGATGCAGAAGACCTTACGCAAGAAGTTTTTATTAAAGTAATTACAGCTTTATCAAAATTTAAAGGCGAAAGTAAATTTACGACTTGGTTATACCGGATTACGGTAAACCATTTTATCAATAGTAAGCGTCAAAACTCAAAATTACAACTCGTAAATTTTGAAACTTATTTTAATGCCATTGAAGCCGTGCCTAACCACGCCTTAAATGATCTTGAAGAAAAGGAGTTCAAAGATACTATAGAAGAAATCAGGATTAACTGTACCACAGGCATGTTGCTTTGTTTGTCTAAAGAACAGCGTATGATCTATATTCTAGGAGAAATGTTTGAAATAGATCATAATCTAGGCGCAGAAATTTTGGAAATTACCGCAGGTAATTTCAGAATTAAACTAATGCGCACGCGCAAAGAACTCTACAATTGGATGAATCAAAAGTGTGGTCTAGTTAATTCCAATAACCCTTGCAGATGTGCTAAGAAAACAAGAGGGTATATAGCGCAAGGAAAAGTAGATCCTGATAATTTACAATTTAACACCCGATTTACTTCAAAAATTAGTGCGCTGTCAAAAAAGAAGGCGGTGAGCTTTACGAATACTATAGAGGATTTAAACAAAAAAGTATTCCAAAGTCAGCCTGCGCAAACACCAATACAAGCCTCAGAAATAGTGACGGATATCTTAAACAACGATTTAATAAAATCAATTTTAGATTTTTAAATTTAACGGCTACGTTACTTACAACGGCTTTAGGTGCGGTAAAGTAAATTGCCGTTCTTTTTTCGTGAGCTAGTGCATTCATTTTTAAGATAATACGGATCTTTAGGGAACATATAATCAAAGATGAGATAAGTAGGGCTTATTCGTAGTTTTAGTAGCTAGATGGAAAATATATTGTTTATTAAACCTATATATTCAATTTTGTTCATCTATAGATAGGAGTGGTAGGTAGGGGTAATCAAGTGATTGGTCTATAGTTTTTCTTAGGGGAATGAGCGAAGTGTATTTTTGCATTCAAATAAAATAATCTAAACACAGAATCATGAAAAAAGTTATTTCCACAATGATGCTAATTGCGGCATTATCTAGTTGTTCTAGTACAAAAAATATGAATACGGCTACTATTTCACAGGCTGCTACATTATTGAGTTCCTTAAGTTCAAACTCAACGGTTCAGCAAGTTGCTAGTCTTTTCACTCTTTTAGATACTAATAATGATGAAACCGTTAGCTCAACAGAAGCTATAGGTTCTGTTGCGGATAACTTCAACGTATTAGATGCAGACAACAGTGCAGGCCTTAGTCTCACGGAAATGGAAGGCATTCTTGCTTTATTGAAGTAGAGAAACAACACAGTGATAAAAATCCTTTTACTAAAAGTGAAAGGATTTTTTATAACGAGAGTTTAGGTAGCCAAAGATAGGTGTCGTCAAAATAGCCTATGAAATCTGAATGCTACAGGTTATTTTTAGGACTTCAATAATGGTAGTAATACCTCCCAAACCGTATTTGCTAAGATTTTATGGCCTTGAATATTAGGGTGAATGCCATCCTTTTGATTTAGTGCAGCAATCCCTCCAACATCCTTTAAAATAAAAGGAATAAATTCTAAATTATTCTTCTCAGCTACATCTATAAATAGCTGTTTGAATTTAGTGGTATACTCCAAACCTATATTTGGGGGTAGTTGCATGCCGGCAAGGATAATGGTTGTATTCGGACTTTTTTCTTTAACCACATCAATGATTGCTTGTAAATTAGCACGCGTTTCAGATAGCGCTACGCCACGCAAACCATCATTCGCACCAAGTTCTAATAAGAATATGCTAGGTGTCTGTTTAATTACCCAATCAATTCTACTTTTGCCTCCAGCAGTGGTTTCGCCACTTACTCCAGAATTAATCACTGTATATGTTAAGCCCAAAGAATCTAACTTTTGTTGTAATATTCCAGGGTAAGCATTGGCAGTATCATCAAGGCCATAACCGGCTGTAATACTATCACCAAAA
Coding sequences within:
- a CDS encoding SDR family oxidoreductase, with translation MRKLEGKTAVITGGTSGIGLATAQEFITQGANVVIFGRGQVALEEAVTQLGEHSYAVQGDVTNQADLDRLYAETATKFGGIDILFINVGKGKLAPVADTDEAFFDDMMNVNFKGSYFTLQKAVKNLNPKASVIITTSWLNEIGFGGSSLLSASKAALRSLVRVASAELAEQGIRVNAVSPGPIGTPFWGKIGLPEDVLSGAAEAITAQTALKRFGNPEEVAKAVLFLASDDSSYIVGEEIPVHGGINAL
- a CDS encoding RNA polymerase sigma factor is translated as MKALFSDNYPDYTDTELVHLALEGDKKALQVIIIRHQLFVYNLALKMVGNVRDAEDLTQEVFIKVITALSKFKGESKFTTWLYRITVNHFINSKRQNSKLQLVNFETYFNAIEAVPNHALNDLEEKEFKDTIEEIRINCTTGMLLCLSKEQRMIYILGEMFEIDHNLGAEILEITAGNFRIKLMRTRKELYNWMNQKCGLVNSNNPCRCAKKTRGYIAQGKVDPDNLQFNTRFTSKISALSKKKAVSFTNTIEDLNKKVFQSQPAQTPIQASEIVTDILNNDLIKSILDF
- a CDS encoding arylesterase; the encoded protein is MTKPQNKQLLSNLPISVAPKLLKFCYILMVVLLYSCGDAKTEKTTEAESTTPTTEQTLATDATTKTILCFGDSITAGYGLDDTANAYPGILQQKLDSLGLTYTVINSGVSGETTAGGKSRIDWVIKQTPSIFLLELGANDGLRGVALSETRANLQAIIDVVKEKSPNTTIILAGMQLPPNIGLEYTTKFKQLFIDVAEKNNLEFIPFILKDVGGIAALNQKDGIHPNIQGHKILANTVWEVLLPLLKS
- a CDS encoding TetR/AcrR family transcriptional regulator, which gives rise to MRPQKVQDIEIMTSLVKTFRSKGYEGASLAELATSTGLKKASLYHRFPKGKQEMATAVLDYLEEWVDQHLFTLLLDENKTPEERIKMGIAEIRKSYDHGKETCIFRALSLGQSLELFEVQIHRGMSKWINAFKNIGIALGLTASEAQQQAVDTLIKIQGSLIVTRGMNDLAIFETTLKEIQATYLNP
- a CDS encoding alpha/beta fold hydrolase → MKNLATTVLLAITLFSCGSKNEALAPPPSTSTQEVMVSKEYATQYKSIEINGIDIAYREAGNPKNQTIVLLHGFPASSHQYRKVFTQLSGEYHLIAPDYPGFGNSDFPDAEDYTYTFDTIASTIDTFLEKKGINSYTLMIQDYGAPIGFRIATAHPERVTAIINQNGNAYEEGLGEAWAGIKALWKHRTTETETALLPAFSLEGLKWQYTHGVRNIETVNPDSWNLDYLRLSRPNAHAVQLDLFYDYQNNVKLYPKWQQYLRDHQPPLLIVWGKNDAFFPESGAEAFKKDVKTIDYNIYDTGHFALEEDGDAIIKKISAFMKTLHTRA